Proteins from a genomic interval of Corvus moneduloides isolate bCorMon1 chromosome 6, bCorMon1.pri, whole genome shotgun sequence:
- the LOC116445774 gene encoding alpha-1-antitrypsin-like, with the protein MKSALCLCLLLLGLHVQGQQQEQQIRHSPEDRSQADGENLSYVKLAPRNAEFAFKFYRQIRDELGDGNIFFSPLSISTVFAMLTLGARSNTLRELYKGLAFNLTEMEEQEIHEGFQQVLQLLNDPHREVQLNMGNALFVDNQVELLQNFLDHATNLYHTEAVSSNFQNPPEATREVNKYVETKTHGKIVDLVKSLDPDTVMVIINYIFFKGSWEKPFKNFNTRDDDFFLDAKNSVKVKMMHQKNYFNVHRDKNLSCWVVEIPYKGNVTSLFVLPDEGTMKQVEDTLLKETVANWLRSLKERDIYLDLPKFSVSGSYDVKSLFKKMGVTEVFSDQADLSGVAKNLPLKVSKAIHKATVDVRENGTEAAAATMMELTPLFLPFPPPPHITFNRPFLMMVIDKATDGVLFLGKIVNPTAKED; encoded by the exons ATGAAGTCTGcactgtgtttgtgtttgttgctTCTTGGACTTCACGTCCAGGgtcagcagcaggaacaacaAATACGCCATTCCCCAGAAGACCGGTCCCAGGCTGATGGTGAAAACTTGTCTTATGTCAAGCTAGCCCCCAGAAATGCTGAATTTGCATTTAAGTTTTACAGGCAGATCAGAGATGAGTTGGGTGACGggaacattttcttctctcctttgaGCATCTCCACTGTCTTTGCAATGCTCACCCTGGGGGCCAGATCAAACACACTCAGAGAGCTGTACAAAGGCCTTGCCTTCAACCTGACAGagatggaggagcaggagatTCATGAGGGGTTTCAGCAGGTCCTCCAGTTGCTGAATGACCCTCACCGAGAAGTCCAGTTGAACATGGGCAATGCCCTGTTCGTAGATAACCAAGTGGAATTGCTTCAAAACTTTTTGGATCATGCCACAAATCTTTATCACACTGAAGCTGTTTCTAGCAACTTTCAGAATCCTCCAGAGGCTACAAGGGAAGTCAATAAGTATGTGGAAACAAAAACACATGGCAAAATTGTTGATTTAGTCAAAAGTCTTGATCCGGACACCGTGATGGTTATCATTaactacattttctttaaag gcTCCTGggaaaaacctttcaaaaattTCAACACGAGAGATGATGACTTCTTTTTGGATGCCAAGAATTCTGTTAAGGTCAAAATGATGCatcaaaaaaattactttaatgtCCATAGGGATAAGAATTTGTCTTGCTGGGTAGTAGAAATCCCATACAAAGGAAATGTTACTTCATTGTTTGTTCTGCCTGATGAAGGGACAATGAAACAGGTGGAAGATACTCTGCTGAAAGAAACAGTGGCTAACTGGTTGCGATCACTTAAAGAAAG agaCATCTATTTGGATCTTCCAAAATTCTCTGTCTCCGGCTCCTATGATGTTAAGAGCCTGTTTAAGAAAATGGGTGTGACAGAGGTGTTCAGTGATCAGGCTGATCTCTCTGGAGTGGCAAAAAATCTTCCTCTGAAGGTTTCCAAA GCAATTCACAAGGCCACGGTGGATGTTAGAGAGAATGggacagaggctgctgcagcgACCATGATGGAACTTACACCATTGTTTCTaccatttcctcctcctcctcacatcACTTTCAACAGGCCCTTCCTGATGATGGTTATTGACAAAGCCACCGATGGCGTGCTCTTCCTGGGAAAAATTGTGAACCCGACTGCTAAGGAAGACTAG